The nucleotide window GCGGCGTGCTGGCGTACCTCGATTACATCGACGACGCCTAGCCCGTCCTCGCGCCGGCCGAATCCCGGCCGGGTGACGACGACGATCCCCCGCAGCGACCGGCGACGAGCCCCGACAACGCCGAACAACGCGCTTCCGGTGGAGGCACCGTTAAGACCCCGCCCTCGCCACACGTTCGCATGGACTGGAGGCAGGCCGAGCGTGAGTACGAGCCCGACATCACGCGCGACTCGCTGGCGGCGACGTTCGACGCGAGCGCCCGGCGCAACGCCGAGCGCGTCGCCCAGCGGTACAAGGGCGGGGTGTACGACCGCTCGCTCGTCCGCGAGGGCGTCGTCGACGCGGCGCCCGACGGCGACTACGCCGACCTGACGTACGGCGAGATGCACGACCTCGTCCGGCGGCTCTCGGCGGGATTCCGTGACCTGGGGGTCGCGCCCGGCGACCGCGTCGGGGTCTTCGCGCACACCCGGATGGAGTGGGCCCAGTCGGACTTCGCGCTGCTCGGCGCCGGCGGCGTCGTCACGACCGTCTACACCTCGTCGTCCACGGAGCAGGTCCGCCACCTGCTCGCGGACCCCGGGGCGACGGGCGTCGTCGTCGAGAACCGGGAGTTGCTCGACCGCGTGATCGCCGTCGAGGACGACCTCGACCTGGAGTTCGCGGTCCTGCTCGACGGCGAACCGCACGAGCGCGACGACGTCCACACGCTCGCGGAGGTCCACGACCGCGGGGCCGACCTGGACCCCGGCGACGGCTGGGTCGTCGACCGCGACCTGGACGACCTCGCGAGCCTCATCTACACCTCGGGGACCACGGGCATCCCGAAGGGCGCGGAGCTCACCCACCGGAACTTCCTCGCGAACGTCGACCAGTGCTACCGACGGTTCGGCCCGCGGCCGGACAAGGACGGCGCCGACGTCGCCCGCATCGACACGTCGACGACGACGCTGTCGTACCTCCCCCTCGCACACGTGTTCGAGCGGCTCGCCGGCCACTTCCTCATGTTCGCGGCCGGCGCGACCGTCGCCTACGCGGAGTCGCCCGACACGCTCCGGGAGGACTTCGGGCTGGTGCGGCCCACCTCGGCCACGAGCGTCCCGCGCGTGTACGAGAAGCTGTATGCGGCCATCCGCGAGCAGGCGAGCGAGTCGAGCGTGAAGGAGCGCATCTTCCACTGGGCGACCGACGTCGGGCGCGAGCACCACCGGGCCGACGACCCCGGACTCGGGCTCCGCCTCAGGTACGCGCTCGCCGACCGGCTCGTCTTCTCCTCGGTGAAGGAGGCGCTCGGGGGTAACGTCGAGTTCTTCATCTCCGGGGGCGGGTCGCTCTCGGCGGAGCTCTGCGAGCTGTACCACGGGATGGACGTCCCCATCCTCGAGGGATACGGCCTCACCGAGACGGCGCCGGTCGTCGCGGTCAACCCCCCGGAGGAGCCGAAGGTCGGGACCATCGGCCCGCCGGTCGTCGGGGTCGACGTGAAGGTGGACTCGACCATCGCGGTCACCTCCGAGGACGACGGGGGGGACGGTGACCGAGGCGGTACCGATGACACCGCCGAGGTCGGGGAACTGCTCGTGAAGGGGCCGAACGTGTTCCGCGGGTACCGCAACCTCCCGGAGAAGACCGAACAGGCGTTCGACGAGGACGGATGGTTCCGAACCGGCGACGTGGTCGAGATCCGGCCCGACGGCTACATCGCCTTCCGCGAGCGGGCCAAGCAGCTGATGAAGCTCTCGACCGGGAAGTACGTGCCCCCGGGCGCCATCGAGGACGCCTTCGCCGCCTCGGAGTACGTCGAGCAGGCGATGGTGCTCGGCGACGCCCGGCGGTTCGTGAGCGCGCTCGTCGTCCCGAACTTCCCGGCCGTCAGGGAGTGGGCCGCCGAGGAGGGCATCGACCTCCCCGAGGACCCGGCCGGAATCTGCCGAAACGACCGGGTGAACGCGCTCGTCCAGGAGGAGGTCGATCGGGTGAACGGGAACTTCGAGCGGCACGAACGGATCAAGCAGTTCCGCCTCGTCCCCGAGGAGTTCACCGAGGACAACGACCTGCTCACGCCGACGATGAAGAAGAAGCGCCGGAACATCCTCGACCGGTACGCGGACGACGTGGACCTCCTCTACGAGGCGTGACCCCACCACCCGTTCATGTATTCGTTATCTCGCATCGATAGGTTCCGGAATCGTTCCCGAACGCGCCGGATGGCTGGCGAAACATCCGGGTAACGGTGGACTTATCGGATTCCTCCGAGAATCTGCCGCCAATGGAGGGGCGATAGTGGCTGGCGACGGAACGCTCATCGCGCTGGTCGCCGCGATCATCGGGGTCGGGGTTGTCGCGCAGATCCTCTCCGATCGCTATCAGGTCCCGAGTATCATCTTCCTCCTGGCGGCGGGCATCACGCTCGGCCCGGAGGGACTCGGCGTCATCTCCTCCGAGTCGTTCGGCGACGCGCTTCCCGCCATCGTCGGGCTCTCGGTCGCCATCATCGTCTTCGAGGGGGCGTTCCACCTCCGCATCGAGAAGCTGCGCGAGGCGCCCAAGGAGACGCTGCGGCTCGTCACGCTCGGCGCGATCATCGCCTTCGTCGCGACGACCGTCGTGGTGCGGTACGCACTCGGCATCCAGTGGGGCATCGCCGCGCTCATCGGCGCGCTCCTCGTCGCGACCGGGCCGACGGTCGTCACCCCGATCCTCGAGGTCGTCCCCGTCCGGGACCGGGTGGAGGCGGCCCTCGAGACGGAGGGGATCGTCAACGACGTGACCGCGGCGATCCTCGCCGTCGTCATCTTCGAGGCCATCCTCGCCGGCACGACGGCTCCCGGCGCGCTGCTCACGCTGTTCGTCGAGCGACTCGGCACCGGCGTCGTCATCGGCGGGATCGTCGCGGCCCTGGTGTTCTACGCCCTCCGGTACGTCGACCTGTCGCCGGGGAACGCCCCCCAGAACGCTCGCCTGCTGGTGCTGGCCGGCGCGCTCGTCTCCTACGGCGCAGCCGACTTCATCGTCCGCGAGGCAGGCATCGCGGCGGTCGCGACCGCGGGGATACTGCTCGGGAACATGGACATCCCGTACGAGGAGGACGTCACCGACTTCAAGGGCGACGTGACGCTGCTGGTGCTCTCGTTCGTGTTCATCGCGCTGGCCGCGCTGCTGCGGTTCGAGGACCTCCTCCTGCTCGGCTGGGGCGGAATCGCCGTCGTCCTGGCGATCATACTCGTCATCCGGCCTGCGCTCGTGTTCCTCTCGTCGGTCGGCGACCGCTTCTCGCGGCAGGAAAAGCTGTTCATGTCGTTCGTCGGCCCGCGCGGGATCATCCCGGCGTCGGTCTCGACGCTGTTCGCGGTCGAACTCACCGAACTGGGGATGGCGGGGGCCGCGAACGTGCTCGTCGGCACGGTGTTCCTCGTCATCCTCGCGACCGTCGTGCTCGAGGGCGGGTTCGCCCGCCGCATCGCGGAGACGCTGGACGTGATACCAATGCGTGTACTCATCATCGGGGGCGGTACCGTGGGACGAACCCTCGCGACCCGCCTCGAAGACCGGGGAGAGAACGTCGTCATCATCGACGACGACGAATCACAGGTGCAGCTAGCCCGCAACGAGGGCCACACCGTCCACCACGGGGACGGGACCGACACGGGCGTGCTCCAGTCGGCCGGCGCCGACAACGCGCGCATCGTCGTCGCCGCCACGGGGGACGACGACGTCAACCTCCTCGTCTCCCAGCTGGCCGCCTCGAAGTTCGAGCCCGAGACGATCCTCGCGCGTGCGAACAACCCGGAGAACGTCGAGGCGTTCGAGGAACTCGGCGTGCGGACGGTCGCCTCCACCATCGCTACGGCGCAGGCGATGGACAACTACATCGAGCGACCCGCGCTCGCCAACTGGATGGGCGAACTCGGCCGCACCGGCGACGTCCAGGAGGTCGAGGTGACCGCCGAGGAGTTCGCCGGCCGGACGGTCCGCGACATCGGTCCGGACCTCCCCGGCGGCAGCATCATCGCGCTCGTCGCCCGCGACGGCGAGGCGGTGGTCCCGAACGCCGACTTCACGATGCAGACCGGCGACCGCGTCACCATCATCGGGAACCGGGAGGCCGTCCGGGAGGCGATGAGCGAGTTCCACCCGAGCTAACCCCCGCCCCGAAAGAGGGTCCGTTTTCCCCGCCGCCCACTACTCCGACCGCCGTCGCCGGAGGAGTTCACCGCCGCCGATGAGCCCCGCGACGGTCGCACCGACGCCGAAGCCCGGGATCGAGGTCTCCGTCCCGGAATCCGCCCCGTCGTTCGCCCCGGCCCCGGCGGTCCGGATGTTCGCGGCGCCGACCTCCTCGAGTTGCACCTCCGTGTGTTCGGAACCGCAGGACCGCTGTCCCGTGACGATGAACAGCTTTCCGTACTCGACCGTATCGTCGTCCACCTCCGCGAACAGCAGCGTATCCCCCTGAGGAGTTCCGGCCGACTCGCGGTCGATGAGGGTGACGTCGTACGCCACGACTGCATCGTCACTCTCCACGAACGGGCAGCCGCTCACGTTACGGGTCGAGGCGTCCTGGTTCACGCCGGCGACGTGGACGAAGAGCCCGGTGTAATCGGAGTTCCCGAGCATCGGCGCGTCCGCCGCGAACGCACCTCGCGTCGTGACCGTATCCGCCTCCTCCTCGCCCTCCTCGGCCCCCGTCTCGGTTCCGGTGCCCTCCTGGGCGCTGACGCCGTCGACGGTCGCTGTGCCGAGACCTGCCGCGCCGGTCGCGAGACCGGTACCGGCAGCCGTGGTCCGGCGGAGGAACGTCCGCCGGTCGACACGGGCGTTCGTGTCACCGGTCGAGGCGTCCGAGTCACTATGCGAGGCGTCCGCGTCGCCGCGAGGGTGCTCCGCGGGCATACGAGGCCATCCGGTCTCGACGGGTGTTATGCTACGTGGCCAACCCCCGTCTTCCTCGAGAGTGAAGGTCCAAGTGGGAGCTTCACGAAGCCCGACACGATGTCCCCCGCGCCCCCGCCGTCGGCACCTCCACCCGACGCCCCCGGGCCGGGAACGCCACCGCCCGTCGAGTGGTCGTCCTCGGGCGGCGAGCGCGTCCGCGTCGTGGTCCACCACCTCGTCGCCGGCGTCCTGCTCGCGACGGGCCTGCTCGCGCTCCTCGTGGTCGCGTTCGTCATCGTCTCGTCGGTCCGGTCGGGCGCCTCCGACCGGATCGTCCTGTTCGTCGTGCTCGCGCTCGTCGGCGGCCCGCTGTCGCTCGTCTACCTCGCGGTCGCCGCCGAGCACGGCGACCCGGGACGTCTCATCGAACTGTTCCCTCCCGCTACGTCGCTCCGCCCGCGCTGGCTGGCGGTGACGGTCCCGGTCGGCGTCCTGCTCGTGTTCGCGGGGTTCGCGTACCCGCCGCTGCTCGCCGCGTACCTCGGCGGCTTCCTCCTCCTCGCCGTCGCCGGATCGGCGCTGTTCCCCGAGGGGCGCCTCGACCCGGCGGCGGGGACGTTGGCGGTCCCGGTCGGCGACCGGGAGCACGAGCACGACCTCTCCGGCCTGCGGTCGGTCTCCACCCTGCGGGTCGGGGACGTCGTGCTCTGCCGGCTCGGGTACGCCGGCGTGCGGGGTCTGAGCGCGCCGTTCCTGATCGGGGTTCCGGCGGACCGGTCCGACGAGATCCGCCGGGGACTGGAGGCGATCCGGGGCCGGACCGACGTGGAGGCGGCGGGACAGTCGCGGGCCGTAGTGGCCGTGCTGGTGGCGTTCGGGGGGTTCTTCCTGCTCGTCGCGCTGGGGATGGGAGTGCTGTCGTGGCGGTCCGGGGAGCCCAGTCTCACGGTGTACGGGGGTTTGATGACCGGCGGACTGGGGTTGCTGTTCGTTTGGCTCGGCCGGGTCTCCCGGCGGTGAGCCCTGTGCGTTCCGGGGGCCCACACTGGCCGAATCCGGGCGTCCTGGTCGGGAGCGTCGCCGACCGACCCGGTCGGGAACTTAAGTCGACCGCGGCCCACGTGGTACCAATGCGCAACCGCAACACGGAGGACGTTCGTCGGGGGTGGCGCCGGTGAACTACGAGCGGTCGGTCTCGGCGATCCCGCACGAACTCGCGCCGGAGACCGTCTGGAACGTCGAGATGCCGGAGCTCCGGGTCGGCCGCGGTGCGATCGAGGAGCTCGGCGCACAGCTCTCGGCTCTCGGCGTCGACGAGGACGCCCGCGGGCTGATCGTCACCGACGGGACGCTCGTCGACCTCGGCCACGCCGACCGCGTCGCCGACAACGTCGAGGCGGCGGGGTTCGTCGTGGACGTGTACGACGGCTCCGAGCGCGAGCCGTCGATCGAGAGCGTCGAGCGGTGCATCTCGTTCGTCCGCGAGGAGCTCGGCGAGGAGGGGTACGGCTTCTACGTCGGCCTCGGCGGCGGGAGCTGTCTCGACACCGCGAAGACGACCCGGGCGGTCGTCGCCAACGGCGGCGAGATCCTCGACTACGTCGCCGAGCCGACAGGCGAGGGGGAGCCGCTCACCGACTCGGGCCCGCCGCTGGTGCTCGTCCCGACGACCGCCGGCACCGGCTCGGAGATCTCGCCGGTGACGATCCTCTCCGTCGAGGAGAAGAACGTGAAGGAAGGCATCTCCAGCGCGAACGTCCGCGC belongs to Halorarum halophilum and includes:
- a CDS encoding cation:proton antiporter domain-containing protein; translated protein: MVAGDGTLIALVAAIIGVGVVAQILSDRYQVPSIIFLLAAGITLGPEGLGVISSESFGDALPAIVGLSVAIIVFEGAFHLRIEKLREAPKETLRLVTLGAIIAFVATTVVVRYALGIQWGIAALIGALLVATGPTVVTPILEVVPVRDRVEAALETEGIVNDVTAAILAVVIFEAILAGTTAPGALLTLFVERLGTGVVIGGIVAALVFYALRYVDLSPGNAPQNARLLVLAGALVSYGAADFIVREAGIAAVATAGILLGNMDIPYEEDVTDFKGDVTLLVLSFVFIALAALLRFEDLLLLGWGGIAVVLAIILVIRPALVFLSSVGDRFSRQEKLFMSFVGPRGIIPASVSTLFAVELTELGMAGAANVLVGTVFLVILATVVLEGGFARRIAETLDVIPMRVLIIGGGTVGRTLATRLEDRGENVVIIDDDESQVQLARNEGHTVHHGDGTDTGVLQSAGADNARIVVAATGDDDVNLLVSQLAASKFEPETILARANNPENVEAFEELGVRTVASTIATAQAMDNYIERPALANWMGELGRTGDVQEVEVTAEEFAGRTVRDIGPDLPGGSIIALVARDGEAVVPNADFTMQTGDRVTIIGNREAVREAMSEFHPS
- a CDS encoding AMP-dependent synthetase/ligase, giving the protein MDWRQAEREYEPDITRDSLAATFDASARRNAERVAQRYKGGVYDRSLVREGVVDAAPDGDYADLTYGEMHDLVRRLSAGFRDLGVAPGDRVGVFAHTRMEWAQSDFALLGAGGVVTTVYTSSSTEQVRHLLADPGATGVVVENRELLDRVIAVEDDLDLEFAVLLDGEPHERDDVHTLAEVHDRGADLDPGDGWVVDRDLDDLASLIYTSGTTGIPKGAELTHRNFLANVDQCYRRFGPRPDKDGADVARIDTSTTTLSYLPLAHVFERLAGHFLMFAAGATVAYAESPDTLREDFGLVRPTSATSVPRVYEKLYAAIREQASESSVKERIFHWATDVGREHHRADDPGLGLRLRYALADRLVFSSVKEALGGNVEFFISGGGSLSAELCELYHGMDVPILEGYGLTETAPVVAVNPPEEPKVGTIGPPVVGVDVKVDSTIAVTSEDDGGDGDRGGTDDTAEVGELLVKGPNVFRGYRNLPEKTEQAFDEDGWFRTGDVVEIRPDGYIAFRERAKQLMKLSTGKYVPPGAIEDAFAASEYVEQAMVLGDARRFVSALVVPNFPAVREWAAEEGIDLPEDPAGICRNDRVNALVQEEVDRVNGNFERHERIKQFRLVPEEFTEDNDLLTPTMKKKRRNILDRYADDVDLLYEA
- a CDS encoding PGF-CTERM sorting domain-containing protein codes for the protein MPAEHPRGDADASHSDSDASTGDTNARVDRRTFLRRTTAAGTGLATGAAGLGTATVDGVSAQEGTGTETGAEEGEEEADTVTTRGAFAADAPMLGNSDYTGLFVHVAGVNQDASTRNVSGCPFVESDDAVVAYDVTLIDRESAGTPQGDTLLFAEVDDDTVEYGKLFIVTGQRSCGSEHTEVQLEEVGAANIRTAGAGANDGADSGTETSIPGFGVGATVAGLIGGGELLRRRRSE